ATAAAAGAAGAAGCTTTTTTATCCCATCACGAGGAGATACATCTGAAGTGGTTACGTTTATTGAAGAAGCCTTCAAGAAGGGGGCGTTCTTTGTAAAAATGTTCATCATCGTTATGTGCTATTTTCCTGTTTGAGTGGAAAAGGAGAACAGGGATGCAATTTTCCTTCTTCATCCGTTCTCTTTGTACCTCTGAACAGAACCATTCTCAGCAATAACTTTTGTATTCTCACCTCTTCAAAAAGCTAAGCTGCTTGGGTAAATGCACTCCGGCCCCTATTGTTAAAAAGAAAACATAAAGCTTAGCCCGAAAGTATCCGCACCATACATGACTCTTCAAGGTAAAATCTTGGCTTGCTTCTCAAGTCTTCCATCTCATGCTGATCCCCCTATGCCCGTCACACAATCTAGAGCTTCCAACACAGGGAAGAGCCAGAATACAAGATGGCATCGATCCTCACAGAGCACCATCATAACCTATAGTTTTTGGTAAGCGCTTCCAAAACCGGATGCCCCTTTCGATACCAAGATCATAACTTTATGAACGCCAAACGCCTTGCCTGCGGCTAAGGGAAAACTCTCGCATTGAAGCCTCCGTTTTTAAATAAAATGAACTTCTTCAATAAAACGACGAATAAGGTTTTCAGTACCCAACAGGCCTCTGAGAGACTCATCCTTAATAAACTGGTAAATCCTTTTGCTAATCCTTGGTAAATTTCATAATTCTCCCTGGTAACACGTCTGTTCTTTACAAGTGGACCATGACCACCCCTCTCCCTCTCCCTCTACTCTCACGTCTTACTTATTAAGGCGGAAAACCTAAGGTAATGATCCTGATATTTGAAAAGCTAAAACTTTTGTGCATTTTGGGATATTAAAATATCTTGTACAGCTTGGACCAATCGCTCTTCATCCACCGTTATCTGCGCTGGTCTGCTTTCGCGCCATGTTTGATTATCCTTAATTTCATGAGACAACCGCGCACCTTCGATCAAATCTTTGATCTGTATTTTTCTGTCTTGGCGCTCTTGTGATCCTTGAATCACCACACAAGGAGCCTGACGGCGATCTGCGTATTTCATCTGCGCTTTAATCCCTGATGCTCCCAGATAGAGTTCAGCACGAATTCCCGCTTTACGCAACTGCATGACCATTTTTTGATATTGTGCAACAGCCTCTGGCTCTCTATCCATCATCAGCACCACAACCGGCCCAGGTGTTTTCTTTACAGGCAGCTTTGAAAGATTTTGCAAAGCTGTTATCAAGCGTGAGATACCAATTGAAAAACCCGTCGCTGGAACATTTTCATCACGAAATCGTGCAACCAATCCATCATAGCGCCCACCTCCACCAATGGACCCAAAGACAACTTTTTGTCCATCATCATTGAGAACATCAAAAAGCAATGTCGCCTCAAAAACAGGTCCGGTATAATATTCCAGTCCCCGCACCACAGATGGATCAATTTTGATACGGTTTTGATAACCATTTGCGGCAAAAATTGCCTGCATTTCCTCAAGCTCCCGCACCCCTTCTAATCCTTGAATATGATGACCAACAACGTGTCTAAGAGCATCAAGCGTTTCCTCTGCTGTTTCAGCTTCTCCTGTGAGCAAAGCAAGAACACTATCAATCTCTTGGTCCTTAAGCTGTGCCCCTTTAGTAAAATCACCACTTTCATCCAAACGCCCTTTGCCCAAGAGCAAACGCACACCTTCAAGACCAAATTTATCAAGTTTATCAATGGCCCTAAGAACAGTTAAGCGCTTTTCAGCTTTTTCACGTCCCACCAAGCCAATTTGCTCCAAAACAGCCTCTAGAATCTTTCGGTTATTAAGACGAATGGCATAATCATGATGCTGAAATCCTAGTTTTTCTAAACTATCTGCTGCCATCATGCAAATTTCAGCATCCGCCGCCACTGTTGGTGTTCCAACAATATCAGCATCAAACTGCATAAATTGTCGAAACCGCCCTGGTCCGGGTTTTTCATTGCGGAAAACAAAACCAAGACGATAACTCCGATATGGTTTTGGCAAAATTTCAAAATTCTCCGCAAAATAACGAGCAAGAGGTGCGGTGAGATCATAGCGCAAAGACATCCATTGCTCATCTTCATCTTGTAGCGAAAAAACCCCCGCATTTGGGCGATCTTCATCAGGTAAAAACTTGCCTAACACATCCGTATATTCAAAAATCGGTGTTTCAAGGGCTTCAAAACCGTAAAGCTCATAAACCTCACGAATTTGAGCAATCATGGTTTCGGTTGCATACAGCTGCGTGCTTGTGCGATCAATAAAACCACGTGGTAAACGAGCTTTGGTTTTTTCTTGTTTCGATGACATGTTATTCTCTAGCAACAATATGTGTTCACGGACAACTTGTGTCTATCGTATAGAAACAAACGCTGCAATAACTTTATCGATCTGGACCTTCTGTAATATTCAGAAGTTTTTGCTTTTTACCAGGCAAAGCGGGCCGCCTTTAGGATAATCCGTTAAGAGATTTTTGCACTTTCCATATCAGGAAGTAAATTCTATGTTAGCGTCCTTACATTCATTGACCAAAAATGAGGAGGAGCCAGAGACGAATGCCCATCTATTTTTATCCCCGCAGTGTTCCTACGGCTTTTGTCCTTAAACGGTTCAGAGCTCCCATATTCAATCTACTCACTCATCTTTTTGGACTATGATCGCACGATTTTCGCAGGTAACAGGTAAGAGTGCCCGAAACAAGAAAATATCACAAGACCAAACAGTTTAGTCTTGCACCAATATTGTTTTTGACAATGAATTTCCACGCCTCATCCTCATATTAAAACTGACCAAGCTGCATATTCCTGTAAGACCACACCTAAAAACGGTTGTGTATAGGAAAAAAACACGATCATCACCATAGCTTGTCATCTGTACAGTCATTGTAGCATGTCCGAGACTTACTTTCTGGTTTTCTAATATCTCCAAAGAAGGGGATAAACTAACCTCAACCTCAGGCTGCGGAAGACTTTTTGCACTTAAACACGTTTCCCAAAATTGACTGCGTTTTCCTTTCCCTCCATCAAATCAATGCCTCCCAAGTATCATCTGCTCCATTTTTTATGCCTATCTAAACACTAAGTGGAATATGCGTCAGTAATTTTTAGCAGTACCACAAGTAATTTTTGATTTTAGTCATTCTCACTTCTAGCAACTGCTAATTTTGGATAAGCCCAAAAGCATTTATTTGGAATAAGCACCCTTCGTTTATAAGAGATTTTCATCTTTATACCGTAAGCAAAAGAACCTCAAGACAAGAGAGTGCTTTGAGATTGCTCCACAAAGCTATTAATAATGTTTTTTAAATCAACAACATTGCGACCAGCATCTGTTATCGATCGTGAAACTGAGGGAATGATATTCTGCCATAGCCTTTGAGGAAATTGATCTGCCAATTGTTTTATTGTTCCACCTTGAGCGCCAACACCAGGAACCAAAAACAGACTGTTTTTTAATTGCTCGATTGTATCTTTTGATTCATTTCCTAATGTTGCTCCAATGACCGCACCGATAGGACCAACAGACTGATGCTTGCCTGAAGACTGGCTATTATAGTCACAAATACGCTGTGCCAAATGAACAGAGAGTGTTTGGTTGCCGATACGTGCATTTCTAATGGGCTTGCCTTCTGGATTTGAAGATTGCACAACCACAAAAACTCCTGTTGCTGTTTCTTCTGCAACCTTTATCAGAGGTATAAGAGCATCAAAACCCAGGAAAGCATTGACTGTTATAGCGTCAGCTTTAAATGCGCTGCTTGAACCAAGCCAAGCTTTCCCATAAGCTTCCACAGTAGAGCCAATATCACCCCTTTTTGCATCAGCGATAACCAATAAACCTTGTTCGTGTGCATTTTCAATAAGTTCTTTGAGAACTTGAAGGCCTTCCACACCATATAATTCAAAAAATGCGACTTGTGGTTTTATGATACCCACATGACCAACAACTGCCGCTAAGAGGATATCGCAAAAGTCTTTTAATCCTTTATAATCAAAGCTTAAGTTCCATGATTGTAAAATGTGGTGACTAGGATCAAAACCTATACAAAGCGGTCCATATATTTCACGCTTTTTTAAAAAAGCTGAACAAAACATTCTACAACCTAACACAATCTCTGTTTAAATTTTCCGATACTATCAAAAAGCAATTCATTTATAAAAGTGATAGGTAACATGTTTTATAAAATTTAAAAATACTTTCAAACTTCATGACACAGCGCAAACAGAACAAACATCACATATTATATTTCACAAAACAGCCTCCTTGTGTAAAGATTATCTTCTTTCTCTTTAAACAGAC
This genomic window from Bartonella quintana contains:
- the hisS gene encoding histidine--tRNA ligase, whose protein sequence is MSSKQEKTKARLPRGFIDRTSTQLYATETMIAQIREVYELYGFEALETPIFEYTDVLGKFLPDEDRPNAGVFSLQDEDEQWMSLRYDLTAPLARYFAENFEILPKPYRSYRLGFVFRNEKPGPGRFRQFMQFDADIVGTPTVAADAEICMMAADSLEKLGFQHHDYAIRLNNRKILEAVLEQIGLVGREKAEKRLTVLRAIDKLDKFGLEGVRLLLGKGRLDESGDFTKGAQLKDQEIDSVLALLTGEAETAEETLDALRHVVGHHIQGLEGVRELEEMQAIFAANGYQNRIKIDPSVVRGLEYYTGPVFEATLLFDVLNDDGQKVVFGSIGGGGRYDGLVARFRDENVPATGFSIGISRLITALQNLSKLPVKKTPGPVVVLMMDREPEAVAQYQKMVMQLRKAGIRAELYLGASGIKAQMKYADRRQAPCVVIQGSQERQDRKIQIKDLIEGARLSHEIKDNQTWRESRPAQITVDEERLVQAVQDILISQNAQKF
- the pyrF gene encoding orotidine-5'-phosphate decarboxylase, with the protein product MFCSAFLKKREIYGPLCIGFDPSHHILQSWNLSFDYKGLKDFCDILLAAVVGHVGIIKPQVAFFELYGVEGLQVLKELIENAHEQGLLVIADAKRGDIGSTVEAYGKAWLGSSSAFKADAITVNAFLGFDALIPLIKVAEETATGVFVVVQSSNPEGKPIRNARIGNQTLSVHLAQRICDYNSQSSGKHQSVGPIGAVIGATLGNESKDTIEQLKNSLFLVPGVGAQGGTIKQLADQFPQRLWQNIIPSVSRSITDAGRNVVDLKNIINSFVEQSQSTLLS